From the genome of Terriglobales bacterium:
GTCGTAATCGACTGGTTGAATGGCCGACGTCGGCCATAAGCCGACGACTAACCTGTCGGGGTGACGGGCAAGTTTAAGGAGAAACCGGTCACCGGGAATATGGGTCACCAGGTGATTGATTCTTCCAATACCGGCCATTGATTGCGACCTTTAGCGGATGCTGACAGGGGACGCGGCGTAAACGCGCTCGGAGAGTTGCTAGGCCGTCACTGCAAGCACAGAGCAGGTGGATCGGGAAGCGGTGGCTTGGCTGTTGTCCTTGTCCTTGCGGCGCCGAGCTCTTCGAACTTACCCGGCAGATATCCCGACCTGCACTGATTCCGACATCGCCCTACGGCCATCGACGGTCCGCCGTAGCGTCAGACCACCGAGCAGTTCGAGTGAGGACTCTCCCATGCTGAGCAAAGGCCACGGTTATACTTATTTGCCGTAGTCGTTCTTTATTGACTTGTCTACGACCACGCCTGATCTCCCGAGTGCCGTCCCGCTTTTCAGCTTCGTAACGCGCATCGTCGCCCTCGCGCGCGAACCGCGCCCCGAACGGCCCCTGGGAAAGCTTTGGGAGAAAGCCGGCACCGAGGCAGGGCATCGAACGGTGCGCTTGAGATCGCCGAGGCAAGGCCGTTGCCCAACCCGTCCGAAGAGAACTGGATGACCAACAAAAGTTTCCTTTACCTGGCGACGCGATACCTCAGGGTCCTTCTGGCGCTATGGGGATTCGTGTCCGGGGCGCCGGCAGCGGATGAGGTCAAGCGAAACCCGCTCGAACCCATCGATACCTCCAGCCCCAGGGGTACATTGCAAGGTTTCCTCCGCTTCACTGATGAGGCTTACCACCAGAGCACCGGACGATTAGGCGAATACCTGGCGTCCCATCGGCTTTACCTGACTCCGGAAGAGGTGGCGAGCGTCAATCGGTCTTACGACCTGATCCGGTTGGCCGAGCGGGCGATCGACTTCAGTGAGCTGCCACCGGCCATGTCCGAGGAATCCTCCCGGCGATTGACGGTTCAACTCAAGGATGTGCTTGACCACCTCGATCTGCCACCGCCGGAAGCTATCCCAGACGCCAAGGAAATGGCGGCGGCTTCGTTCAAGCGCTGGACTATTCCCGGCACGGAAATACGAATTGCCCAAGCCGAAAAAGGTCCGCGCGCCGGCGAGTACCTGTTCGACCCGGAAACGGTGAGGGGGCTGCCCGACTTCTATGAGAGGGTGAAGGAACTCCCCTACAAACCCGGCGTGACCGGCGGCTGGTATGAATCCATCGCCTACACCCCCGCCGGCCTTGCCTTCCCATTGCATTGGGTCATCCCGACCCGTTGGATATTCGGCGTGCCGTCCTGGATGGTGTCCGTGCGGTTCCTCGATCAGCCGGTGTGGCGGTGGATCGGCATCGGCGTGGTTTTGGGAGTGGGCCTTCTGGCCGTGATCCTGTGCTTCCGTCTCAGCCGCCGTTGGGCCGTTCGGGCAGCGCCTCCGGGCCGTCGCTGGGCGAACCTGCTGAAACCCATCAGTCTGGTCATCGTCACGCCGCTGGCCGCCCTGGCCTTGGCAAAGGTGTTGCGCATTTCGGGCAGCGTCTACGAAGCCGTCACGCTCTCGCTCTGGGGTTTGTTCTTTCTTTCGCTGGCCTGGGCGGTGTGGGCGGCCGGCGGCGCCGTGGCGGAAAGCGTCATCGGCGCGGAGCGGCTGCGCCAGATCAGCATCGACAGCCAGTTGATCCGCTTGGTAGTGCGTCTTGTCACCATCATCATGGCCATCGCCATCCTGATTGTCGGTGGGGACCGGGTCGGATTGCCCGCCTACTCGGTGGTCGCGGGGCTCGGCGTCGGCGGCTTGGCCGTCGCCCTGGCGGCGCAACAGACC
Proteins encoded in this window:
- a CDS encoding mechanosensitive ion channel family protein — protein: MTNKSFLYLATRYLRVLLALWGFVSGAPAADEVKRNPLEPIDTSSPRGTLQGFLRFTDEAYHQSTGRLGEYLASHRLYLTPEEVASVNRSYDLIRLAERAIDFSELPPAMSEESSRRLTVQLKDVLDHLDLPPPEAIPDAKEMAAASFKRWTIPGTEIRIAQAEKGPRAGEYLFDPETVRGLPDFYERVKELPYKPGVTGGWYESIAYTPAGLAFPLHWVIPTRWIFGVPSWMVSVRFLDQPVWRWIGIGVVLGVGLLAVILCFRLSRRWAVRAAPPGRRWANLLKPISLVIVTPLAALALAKVLRISGSVYEAVTLSLWGLFFLSLAWAVWAAGGAVAESVIGAERLRQISIDSQLIRLVVRLVTIIMAIAILIVGGDRVGLPAYSVVAGLGVGGLAVALAAQQTLANLLGSLIIMFERPFGIGHSIKVQDAEGIVEGVGFRSTRIRTPDNSLVTIPSSQLVSNAIENRQLREYRRVNTTLNLANDTSLQKIKNLLHEIEQILRDHPDIRKDNIYVVLYEIGTGGPDILVNFFLKVPDKATELRDRQMIFMDILGSAEAQDIKFR